The Jiangella sp. DSM 45060 genome contains the following window.
AGACCGGCACGACGGTCACCCTGCCGGTGACGGTCGACTTCGGCGACGACCCCGGCACCGACGACGGTGACGAGAACGGCGACGACAACGGCGCGGAGGACGGTGGCGACGAGAACGGCACCGACGACGGCACCGACAGCGGCACCGAGGACGGCGGCGACCAGAACGGCGCCGACGAGAACGGGTCCGACGACGGCACCGACAGTGGCGCCGACGACGGGACCGAGGACGGCGACGAGCTGCCCGACACCGGTTCGTCCGGCGTGCTGTGGTGGGTCATCGGCGGCGTCGTGGTGCTCGCACTCGGCGGCGGCCTGTTCGCCCTCTCGCGGCGCAAGGGCGCCGGCACCGGCTCCGGCACTCCGGAGGCCTGACGGCCGCACCGGCCGAGCAACACGGCCGTGGCGCCCCGCCCACCCGGCGGGGCGCCACGTCACCCCCGAGGTCCGATCCCTCGACCCGAAAGGTGCGTTCGATGCAGTCGACCCGACGTCCTCTCCGCTGGCTCGCGGCGGTCGCCGCGGCCGGCCTGGCCGGCGCGAGCCTGGCCGCGGCACCCGTCCTGTCGGCCGGCGCGGCCGAAGGCGACCCGTTCATCAGCGAGCTCCACTACGACAACGCCGGCGCCGACACCGGCGAGGCGATCGAGATCCAGGCCGACCCGGGCACCGACCTCACCGGCTGGCAGCTCGTCCTCTACAACGGCAACGGCGGCGCGCCGTACAACACCCGCACGCTCAGCGGCGTCGTCCCGGCGGCCGGCGTGGTGGTCGCGACGTATCCCACCGACGGCATCCAGAACGGCTCGCCCGACGGCATCGCGCTGGTCCGCCCCGACGGCACCGTCGCGGAGTTCCTCTCCTACGAGGGCGGCATGACGGCGGTCGGCGGCCCGGCGAACGGCATGGCCGCCGTCGACATCGGCGTCTCCGAGGCCAGCTCGACGCCCGTCGGCCAGTCGCTGCAGATGGTCCAGGGCGCCTGGACGGGCCCGCTGGCGAACACGCTCGGCGCGGTCAACGGCGGCGACCCCGACCCCGACCCCGACCCGGACCCCGAGCCGGCCACGATCGCGCAGATCCAGGGCACCGGCGCCGACTCCCCGCTGGCCGGCACGACCGTCGTCACCAGCGGCGTCGTCACGGCCACCTATCCGAGCGGCGGCTTCGGCGGCTACTACGTCCAGACGGCGGGCAGCGGCGGCGACGCGGCACGGACGGCATCCGACGCGGTGTTCGTCTTCTCGCCGTCGACAGTGGGGCAGGTCGAGATCGGCGACCACGTCCGCGTCACCGGCGAGGTCAAGGAGTACTTCGGGCTGACCGAGATCGAGCTGGCCGCAGACGGGCTGGAAACGCTCACCGAGCCGGCCGAGGCGGTCAAGCCGGTGCCGTTCACGCTGCCGGCCACGGAGGCCGGCCGCGAGGTCTACGAGGGCATGCTGGTCCGACCGGCCGAGGGCTACGTCGTCTCCGACACGTTCGCGCTGGGCGGCTGGGGCAGCAGCGCGTTCGGCTCGATCGGCCTGGGCTTCGGCGGCCCGCTGGTGCAGGAGACCGAGGTCGCGGCGCCCGGCTCGCCGGAGTTCGACGAGGCGGTCGCGGCGAACGCGGCCCGCGCCGTCACGCTCGACGACGGCCAGTCCAACCGGACGGCGACCAGCAGCCAGGTGCCGTACCTGACGAACGCCGACCCGGCCCGCACCGGCGCCGGCGTCACGTTCCAGGACGACGTGATCTTCGACTTCCGGTTCCAGTGGAACTTCCAGCCCACCTCGCCGGTCACCGGGCCCGCGCCCGACGTCGTCACGTTCGGCACCGGCAACACGCGCGAGGCCAACGCCGCGCCGGAGGCGGTGGGCGGCGACCTGAAGATCTCCGCGTTCAACGTGCTGAACTACTTCACCACGCTGGGCGTCGACGTCCCCGGCTGTGAGGCCTTCACCGACCGCGCCGGCACTCCGATCACCGTCTCCGGCGGCTGCGACGCCCGCGGCGCCTGGGACGAGACGAACTTCGAGCGGCAGGAGGCGAAGATCGTCGCGGCCATCAACGGCCTCGGCGCCGACGTCGTCTCGCTGCAGGAGATCGAGAACTCGGCTGTGTTCGGCCAGGACCGCGACGTCGCGCTGGCCACGCTGGTCGACGCGCTCAACGCCGATGCCGGCGCGGACACCTGGGCGTTCGTGCCGTCGCCGGAGCTGCTGCCGACGGACGAGGACGTCATCCGCACCGCGTTCATCTACCGGACGGCCGTGGTCGAGCCGGTCGGCGAGTCGGTGATCCTCATCGACGACCCGGCCTTCCACAACGCCCGCGAGCCGCTGGCGCAGGAGTTCCGGACGCTCGCCACCGGCTACGAGTTCAACACCATCGTCAACCACTTCAAGTCCAAGGGCGGCGACTGCGGTGACCTGCCGGAGGGCTGCTTCGACGCCGACCGGACGGCGCAGGCGCAGGCCCTGGTGGCGTTCGCCGGCGAGCGGGCCGCGGCGACCGGCACCGACGACGCGTTCCTGCTCGGCGACTTCAACTCCTACAGCGGCGAGAACCCGATGCGGGCGCTGTACGACGCCGGCTACACCGATCTCAACAACGAGTACGCCGGCGAGCACACCTACGTGTTCGACGGCAAGGTCGGCTCGCTGGACCACGTCCTGGCCAGCCCGTCGGTCAGCGACGCCGGACTGGTCACCGGCGCCGACGTGTGGAACATCAACTCGGTGGAGTCGGTGCTGTTCGAGTACTCGCGGTTCAATTACTTCGCCAGCGAGCTGTTCCAGCCGGGCACCGTCTACCGGGCCAGCGACCACGACCCGATCCTGGTCGGCGTCCAGACGCCGGTCACGTTCGACGGCCTCCGCTCGGTGGTGGAGGACTACGCCGCCGACGGCACCGTCAACCGGTCGCAGGCGGCCCAGCTGCTCGCGCACCTGTCGACCGCCGAGCGGCTGGCCGGCCGTGGCCTGACGGCTGCCGCCGGCACGTCGCTGGACCGGTTCGTCGCGGTGGCCGAGCGGGT
Protein-coding sequences here:
- a CDS encoding ExeM/NucH family extracellular endonuclease, whose translation is MQSTRRPLRWLAAVAAAGLAGASLAAAPVLSAGAAEGDPFISELHYDNAGADTGEAIEIQADPGTDLTGWQLVLYNGNGGAPYNTRTLSGVVPAAGVVVATYPTDGIQNGSPDGIALVRPDGTVAEFLSYEGGMTAVGGPANGMAAVDIGVSEASSTPVGQSLQMVQGAWTGPLANTLGAVNGGDPDPDPDPDPEPATIAQIQGTGADSPLAGTTVVTSGVVTATYPSGGFGGYYVQTAGSGGDAARTASDAVFVFSPSTVGQVEIGDHVRVTGEVKEYFGLTEIELAADGLETLTEPAEAVKPVPFTLPATEAGREVYEGMLVRPAEGYVVSDTFALGGWGSSAFGSIGLGFGGPLVQETEVAAPGSPEFDEAVAANAARAVTLDDGQSNRTATSSQVPYLTNADPARTGAGVTFQDDVIFDFRFQWNFQPTSPVTGPAPDVVTFGTGNTREANAAPEAVGGDLKISAFNVLNYFTTLGVDVPGCEAFTDRAGTPITVSGGCDARGAWDETNFERQEAKIVAAINGLGADVVSLQEIENSAVFGQDRDVALATLVDALNADAGADTWAFVPSPELLPTDEDVIRTAFIYRTAVVEPVGESVILIDDPAFHNAREPLAQEFRTLATGYEFNTIVNHFKSKGGDCGDLPEGCFDADRTAQAQALVAFAGERAAATGTDDAFLLGDFNSYSGENPMRALYDAGYTDLNNEYAGEHTYVFDGKVGSLDHVLASPSVSDAGLVTGADVWNINSVESVLFEYSRFNYFASELFQPGTVYRASDHDPILVGVQTPVTFDGLRSVVEDYAADGTVNRSQAAQLLAHLSTAERLAGRGLTAAAGTSLDRFVAVAERVSDADAREALVNAAEALRAQL